A segment of the Aptenodytes patagonicus chromosome 3, bAptPat1.pri.cur, whole genome shotgun sequence genome:
tctgtctgtctgctaGCTCCAAAGAGGTTACTGTGATAACTCCGGGAGAGGGGGAGCTGCTCTCTCCTGTGTGATTTCTCCCTGCCCTCCACCAGCTCTGCAGACCCAAAGAGCAAGGGCCAGCCATTCTCACCAGCATGTTTAGTCACCCTGAGCAATGGGCAGGCCGTGCGGAGGATACCAAATCCATAGCTTCTATGTGAAGAGAGGTCAAGATCTGTCAGCTTCAAATATCAACCGTGTCCATGTGAAACAGGAAggtgaaaacattttcagagcaATTCAGTCTCCGCAGCAGGTGGAGGtggaagaaacatttattttgttcagaTGCTCCCCTGAGCAGACTGTGAAAAGGAAGCAGAGACTTTGCAGAGAGCAGTGAAGGAACTCTGAAATGAAGGGGAAAATGCAGGAGAATGTTTTTGCATGCACTTACGTGAAACTTTATCAAATCTATTACTTCCTGAGAGAAAGTAATGTTACCCATTGAATGATAGGCTGAACTAAATGAAAACGAAGAGGACACTGAGTTTGAAGTCAACACACACTATTACATCACGTAGAGACTTTGGTGGAAGTATTTCAGTTAAAGGTCTTTGAGAACGAGTATTATCATTTAGAAGCATAATTTCTGCCATGTGACAGCAGAATTCATTGTAGATCAGCTATGCACCTTGAGCCCATAACCACCCCTGAAAAGGACTGGAAGCTCTCCTTGCTCAAGAGTAACATGAAACCTTCCAGGTGGAActcaaattgcattttaaagaatGTGTGATGGAAGCTTTTCCAAATGGATCAAGTCTTTAAACAATTTCACAAGATCTACATTACCCTCTAGTGTTCAGTTGCAAGGCTAGACTCTGTGAAGTCCATCATCTTCCACATGGAGTCTCCAAAGAGTTAATTCTACTTGGGAAGTGCTGAGATGAGAAGTTATGTAAAGCTCACTGTTTACTTTGAGGAATTTCTGTGGTGAAAAGTAAGATTTTGCTGGGTCAAAACACATTATTATATTTTTGATACTAAGTATTTTAGTActtaacatttttctgttgaataCATGAAGGggtttttccctcttctttcctgtgAGAGTTGCAACTTCTTTTGTAGTCACCCAACCTAACTAACAAGGTGGCTAGAGACACCTTACTGAGTGTATGGTTAGCAGACACTATCACAGTCATCCTGTCTACATTCTGACTGTATAATGGTTATTAATAAGACACCTGATTTCTAAAAGTTTGCCCTAGACAAACTTTTAAAGAGAAGTCTTCACCAGTTTGCAGCTGAAGAAGATAGATTCCTTCTTCGATCGGAATAGTCTTTTCATATTATTAAATAGTAATAGTCAAGTCAGATCACTTGTTGGGGGAAAACTGCAAGGAAAGGCTTTGCTCTGAGTTGTTATTCTAACTATggcttctttttctctgctttcagaggcTGGCAACAAGAAGCTAAAGAGCACGATACAGAGAAGCACAGAGACGGGAATGGCAGCAGAGATGAGAAGTCGTATGGTTCGACAGCCAAGTCGGGAATCCACTGACGGCAGCATAAATAGTTACAGCTCCGAGGGCAAGTAAGTGTCATTAAAAACATCAGTAATGTAGAAGTTTCTTGTCTTTGTAAGAAAACTTGGGATGTGAAGAGAGGTCCCAGCTCTGGCGTACAGATTCTTCCTCTGAAACGTTTGCAAAACTGAACTATTTTAGGCACATAACACAAATTTCTTGAAAATTGAAATTGAGAGAGGACTTCTTAGGGAGTCACATTTTCCCTGTCATCCAGTGAGGCATTTTGTTCATCAAAAGACAGCTAAATTCAGACCAcattattcaaaacaaaacataggggtactttttctttatgtttgGATTAACTCAGAGTTAAACTTCAGATGTTGTATGTAAATCCCTGTGATACGAAACTCTGTTCAGTAATACTATATACAAAGAAAGTTTAGTTTGGAGTTGGTCCAAGTCTCTTATTGAGAATTGTAAACCCAGAGTCCAACTGCCCCATCAGCTGAAATCAGGCAGACCACTGTGGGGAATGGGGCAGCTGTTTTCATTCACTGCTGAATGACTCAGTATGTAGGAAAGGAGAACAAAGGCAGATCTGAGACAAAAGTGTGCATGAATACTCCAGCCTCCTCACAGTGCTCAGTGGGACTCTACCGTGTGTGCCAAGGCACAGTGGTCACTAGGGAATTCTTAGAAGATGCCTCCCCATAAAAGGGGAAACCAGGGATAGGCAAATCCACCCTATAGACCTGGGAAAAATGAGAGATTGGGACTTCTTTGGCATCTTTTTATGTGCTTACCATGTTACCACAATTGCTACTGCACATTGTATAAGGCACAAAGAGCCGAGGGCAGCCATGGTTGTGGCAAGGAGCTGTGTAAAGGTGCAGTTTCTCCATCATCAGATGatctcaccaccctcattttttaacaatgagggtggtgaaacactggaacaggttgcccagagaagctgtggatgccccatccctggaagtgttcagggtcaggttggacggggctttgagcaacctggtctagtggaaggtgtccctgcccatggcaggggtgatggaactagatgatctttaaggtcccttccaacccaaaccattctatgattctatgataatgctAAGAATTGCAAGAGCCATGTAAGAAAAACAGGCTCCATCATGAATAACTCAAAAAATAAAGTAGATAAGCATCAGATGAAGAATGAGGGACAAGAGTAAAATATCCCAGTATTTTTCCCACTATGCTTCTGTGATAGAGCATTACCTTTACCCTTTCAACACTCCATCCTGccatcctccttcctctctctagGCTGGAGTGTCAGGCTGTAAGACACCAGTCACTCACCATGGTGACAAAGGGCCCAATAAACCGGACCCTGCTAAGGAGGAGCTTGGGGAGCCTGTTTCCCTGGTTAGCAGTATGGGAGGGGTGGGAGCCCGGCACTGATGGTGAGGACCTTTTCAGGGGAACAGCCTAATCCTCTGCTGCACCCTCAGAGTGTGTAAACAGATTTGGCAAGGCTGGGGCAGTCAAGGTCTGGATCTGGAGGTCACAGCAGGCATCTGGAGGACAGAACTGCAAGGTAGAGCCTTAAATTGTTGACTTGAGAATCAGTCTCTGAGTAAGGCAGTGAAGAGAACAATCCTGGGAGGTAAACGGAGTGCTTGCTTCTTATCGGGACATATTGCAGGCTGGATGTGCATTGTGGGACTTAGTTTGAAAATAATCCTTTAGAACTAGGTCCATCTTCCACTTTACCTAAAGTGAGCTATCATAAGCTGGTAGTCACACTATCTGCATCTTATGTCTTGTTTCTGCCTCCTTAGCTCCTGTGCCTGCTCCCCATCTCTTGCTGCTCCAGCACCAGTTCTGCCTCTGACAAGTCTCCTTACCTCTCTCTGCGGTCTCATACAATAGATTTCTTCACATCTGACCACGTTTGTCCTGCTTTTCTGATCCATACTTTTGGCACCAGCTCCCTAACTTTTCACCATGTTTCTGTCCTAGACTTTTGGTTTGATAGAGTTACCAGCTCTTCTGGTTGATTCCTGATCCTCAGTATACCTCAACTTCATTTCCTGACTCCAAACCCACTTCGCACTTGACCTTAGCCTTAAACGCTGTCCCTGATCTCCACATCCCTATTCCAGTCCCTGACAAGAGTAAAGAAACAGTGAGGCCAGTGAAGTGAGAGCACCACCAACATCTGACAGTGACTCTGAAGGGAAGCCCAGGAGAATGGGCCAAAGGAGGCAGATAACAAAACTTAAGTGAAACAGTTAAATAGATCTTGCTgcaatgaaggaaaagaaacattcctTAAACAGGACACAATGCCATAGGCAAAAGGGATACTAAAGGGCTCTGTTCAGTGTGGTGCTGTACTTTGTGGCTTAGAAAACTTCTCTGaagtcttctgtttttctgtgattctgtgatttagcTATAGATCAAATCCTCAGGTGCTCTGCAAACTTGCTTGAGTTCGATAGAATAATGTTAGTTTACAGCAGCTCTGGGTTTAGATCACAGTGAATGAAGAATGTTAAATACAGAGATTCTTGTAAGAAAGATGACCAATAAAACAATTTTCTACTGTTTAATCACTTCCCCCAAATGCATCGCTGGCTTATTTTTAGAACATGTGTTGGACACAACTGCAAGGTGGAGGGGAAGACGCACAACTGCATCACATAATCAGGGGTACATGCACTGTGCCAGCTGATCCTAaaatcctctccctctctccctccttcttctggGCCTTTTTTGAACATTAGAAATGTCACATTTAACTTCAGATGTTATTTCTAGTGTGAGCATGAATCAGTTTTTGATAGCACCTTGCATTCAGAATAGCGAAGCTGTTTGCTAGGTTTTTCCTGTCTCTTGTGAGATTCCCATCAAAATCAGCGAGAGCTTGGCTTTGGTTGCTTGAGTAGTATTTTCTCTGCAGTTCGCTCTTGACATTACTGTAGGCGGGTAATGATGACAATTAGGAAATGCTGATGTTAAGTTTGCACAGGCTACTTTTCCTTccttgtgtgtgtgtacattatGATATTGACTTTACTTCCAGAGTCACATAGTTTATTGACAGCATCAGGCCTCATCCTGCATTCCGTAAGACCAATCAGACGTGTAGCTCAGCTGAGAATGGAGATTCCTACAGTAGATACCCCAAGTACCACATTATGTTCTTTTGCTTGACCCGTAATGGAGTTGAATGAATTAGAATTAATACACATTAAGGTGAATGCGTACTTCACAACCTTCATTATTATGTGTATAGCTAGAGGTGTCTGAAAAGTGAGAATGCTCTCAAGGGAACATTTTCAATGTTGTTAGTAATTCCATAGCAAAATGTAACATGTTTTGGGGAAACAGGCcaaagaaagaaacttttcatAGCAGGGGCGAGAGTGAACGGGTAGTGCCACTGGGGAGAGAAGCAGATTGTGTGTCTTGTCAGGAAGGGTGGGCTTGAAGCTGCATCTCAAGGTTAGGTGAATGCTGTAACTGGTGGGCTGATGGTTGAACTGGAGACTTTGAGgttcttttcctcctccatctaAAGaaacctactgaaaaaaaaagatttcttaaaaCTAAACTTATGTGAAAAGCTTACCTTTTGGTAAATCAGAGTTTTCTAATGAAAAGCACAGTGCTGATATCTTCTGGCCAGCTTTAGTTACAGGCAGTCTATATGTTTATGCAGGCATAGTAAGAGCAGTTAGTCTTGAAGAGAGGAATGGGCTTTTTCTATCCAACTAACTGGGGTTTGCAAAGAGTTTTCAGTGTGAATTGAATGACTGGAGCACATAAGCCTGATCTGTGGCAATCAAAGCTTTTCACACTAGATGTTTTTATTAGGaggttttgttattattttctcctgtctAATAGGGAATTTCCTTTGAGGGAGAAGCAGATACAGAGTGGTGGAGGGCCTGCTGGCTAAGATGCTATCTAGACTTGGTTCAAAGTCTGCTCTTCTGTTCCTCATAATTGCGATGAGGAAGTCAAAGCTGAGTCTCCCCAGCATGgatcattctttctttctctctttttttttttgttttttttgtttgtttcttttgttattgTTTGGAGACTGTCtatctattaaaaagaaagtggAGATTCTGGAATACAAGAAAGCAGCTTGGAAAAGcacatatcatagaatcatagaatagtttgggttggaagggacctctaaaggtcatctagtccaaccccccctgccgtgggcagggacatcttcaactagatcaggttgctcagagccccgtccaacctgaccttgaatgtttccataTATTCTGTGCCAATGTATTACAGTTCAGTTTGTGTCCTGAAAGAGGGGTGGGTGCCAACTGTAGATCCAGATGTGGCTACCAGAATATTTTGGCTAGGGAGTGGCATTAGGTTTAGCTCTAATCAACACTAGTACTACCTGCCAGTTTACTGCTTCGTTAAACAGCTGCAGCAATCAGATTAATTTAGCATATACATCTGTTTTCCCTGTTTGTTCTAACTGATGCGGGTGGGGTTTGGATGTATGTATAGATATAAAACAGTATTACAAGGTAAATCAAGCATTCAAGAATGAAGAATGATAAGCTATTAAATTTCATGAGGCTTTTTATGTTTTCTCATATAAGGTCACTCATATATTCACCTGTCAGGCTCTTCACTGCTCCTGGAGAACTCCTTAGCAAGAGCTGTTTTATGGACTACTTTGGGTCCATGTGCATAATTTCACTACAGTTCTTTGGGGTCCATGTGAGACAGCTCGTTCCTGATGCTGCAGAACAATTTGTGGTTGCACATCCTGAGCCGCTTGCCTTGTATCAGTAGTACTTTTGAAGTAAATACTGTAGGACAATAGAAATTAATCCTGTTCTTATGCTTAaccagcttttattttgcttcagcttAATATTTCCTGGAGTACGGCTGGGCACTGACAGTCAGTTTAGTGATTTCCTCGATGGACTTGGACCTGCACAGTTAGTAGGCCGACAAACGCTAGCCACCCCGGCCATGGGTAAGAATAATATGTTCTCCTCTGTTGAATGACTAATAAGCCAATTAACTAATGCACACACTGCCAGACTACAGCACCAAAAAGCCTTTTACAAAGTGGCTTCCTTCACTGTAAACATGAAGGTCCTATACGCAGTCACCGGTATTCCTAGTACGCTAGCATCCAAAATGAGGTGAGAAACAGTATTTGCTCTGTATGTGAGGTGTCTGCAAATCTCATTTGCAATTTGAAGATAGGGGTTGCACTTTACTTCCACTCAAAATTATTGTGGCTTCTCCAATTGTAGCTCAGTGCAAAATCCCAGCTGTTCAGAGTTTATATTTACTTGCCACAGATTATATTGGATGCGACAGTTTCTGGCCAAACTCTGCACTTGTCCAAGCTTAGTTCATCTAACCCCAGAATGTGAAACTTCTGCTCACGTTTGTAATGCTCAATAATCAGTTGCTGATAAAGCCAGTGTTTGCCATGAAAGAGACAAAATCCTTTTctacagcagctgcctggggctaCCTGTGATCTTCTCTGTGTTCCAGACCAGTCTGTATTTCCCTATAGTAGCATTAGCTGTATCCTGGTTATGAATCGAGTATGAGTGTATAAGGTGTGCAACAGTGCAGGGCTGTGTAAGTATCTTTggaaaggtttgatttttttttgcttatatatgAGCAATTCTTAGACATGCTTTAGGATGCTAAGTGAGGAGTCCTTGATCCACTACTTTAACCATACTTCTCCTGCTGGAAATTAAAAATGGCCAATGCGTCAGTACAGCTGTCTTGGAAGAATCAGCTTCAGGAAGGGCTACTGAGCCGCTtctgaaaaaggagagagaaacagaaagaaaaattgcagaagAGAGTGTTCCGCTCCCAACTCATGAGCAGAAggagaattctcaattcttgagAATGCTTTGAGTACCCCCTAAGGCAAGGGTTGCTGTGTAAGTCCAAATGACTGCTGCTAATGCATTAATAAGCCCCAAACTTGTtaaattcctattttttattattattttgaaagagaagataTTTGTGAGATGATTTGCCCAATAAAAATCTAAGTGGCTCTATCAGTATGAATATAAGGGTCTAGATTTCTTCCGTCTctttattttaatcttgtttcctaactaaatatttttctgcagattaCTTGGGTAATACGTTTATTTTCACGTCTTAGAACTGCTTTATTTACTAAAGGCTCAAGTTCTGGCCCCTAAAAAAGCATTCAGTCATGGTTTTTAACAATTTTCAGAAGACCTTCTATGCGGTATCCTTTCACTAGTGACgatttgaaaatgtttgtattaTCGCTCCCCCTTCTGGTTCCCCATCGCATGTTTTATTTTGGGTATGCGATACGGAGATGTGCTTTTAAAAAGGCTTGTTGGAATTTTCCTGTGAACTATTTTTAGTGCAACACAGAGCTCTGTTTATTCAAGCAAAGTTTGATTGATAAAAAAATCTTCCCTGCTGCTCTGTCATGCCTCAAGTACCAAAGTATAAACACTGCTTTAATATACTGTTAGACAAGCATGTGAAAATCTCATGCCCAGTTAATTTCAAAATGCTGTCTTTCTAAATCCAGACCCCAAACTCTATAGTTCAGGACCATCTATTTGTGAGTGTGTTTTTTTAGACAATCAGTGTTTACATGTCAAATATGTACATACTCACGTGTTTCATGGATATATATGTATAGTTCATTTATTTGCACAGGTGTCACGTAGCTGCccgtgtcatagaatcatagaatcatactgTGCATTTTTTATTCTAAGTGGCCTGTTAGATTTCTACCCAGCTGATTCCATGATATGAAACCATAGAGATATAATGCTTTGAGCATCAGCCCATAGTTGACTTCCCTTGCATTTTATTGATCTAGATCAGAACAGTGCTTGGTCTCGGACTAAgcagtttcctttttctgcaggaaatgTCATTTGTCAGAACTTAGGCAGGGAAACAAGCTTGACTATTTAGTAGCGAAAGCAGCTTCTTATTTTAACATGTTGCATCATTTTATTCACACCAAAAATGGGTGTGGAATAttgataaaaacaagaaaattgtCACCCCTGTACTTGTTGGAGACTTTTGCAGAAAAAAGACCTCTTTTGAGCTCCTGGGGGTCAGGGCATCATTCTCTGAAGCTGTGCTATGACTGCGTGCCTCGTCTGGTTGGTGTCTCTGCCTTACGCAGAGGATCCAGTCAGGCAATTGTAGTTACAGAAGAAGGTTTCAACGTTAGCCTCTACCAGCAGTTCTCCTTCCTGCTACATCAGACAAGGAGCCTTCGCACTGCCAGCTCTTGCGTCTCAGCTTGGAGGCAGAAACTTCCAGCCGAGGGGATTTCTGAACATGAGTTTGAGTTTTAGGCTCTCTGAGTACGGGACCACTGTCAGGGCAGCGCATGTCAGTGACTGGCACACTGGGGCAACAGTCCTAGGTAGGAAGTCTGTAGATAATTCACCAGTGCAAAATCAAAGGTGAGGTGGTTATACTATAGCGTTGCTGTAAATTTGCCTGCCTCCATGGATCAGAAGTACTGAGCTCTGGTATAAACCATACACCAAGAGAGGGCACCGTGCTCCCTAAGTAGTCCCTTTTAGTCCTGGTTTAAGGATGGAGGAATTAAAGGGCTCAGGAGAGGTGACAAGTGCACTAATGCAGCAGACTAGTAGCAAACTAgtctttctgtttctcactcttaTACCCTATCTCCCGGGCCGTACTGCTTCTCTAAAATGTGggcttctttcttctccctctcagGTGACATCCAGATTGGAATGGTGGATAAAAAGGGCCAGTTAGAAGTAGAAGTCATTAGAGCCCGTGGCCTCACACAAAAACCTGGCTCCAAATCTACcccaggtaaggaaaaaaaaatatgaacagaaaacaaGAATATGAAATAAGCTGATATACTGGGGATCAGAGACTTTTTGAGCTCCTCATTAGCTGTCACCACATTTGTATTTGCTTGGTTTGCTTTTCAACAAGGAATGTGTGTGTGGATATATCCTTGCTAGCAATGTCCACTTCTTACCACCTTGCATCTGCCAATTGCACGCCACCTTTCAAGGAGTGATTTTCAGCAACTCAACATCCGTTCTGGAAGGAACGTTTGCAGAAGTATTTCTGCGTATCTTAGGCAAGTCATATATCTCAGAGGGGCTTTGTCGATGTAGATGAAGTCCTTTGTGTTCGTTCCACATCAAaacaagagagggagaaaagatgaAAGTACTCTGAACAAACAGCTTAATGGAGCCACATGCCATGGTCTTCTGTACGCAGCAGTGCTTCAAGACAGCAGGTTATGCTAGTGCCAGTGTCAATAATTTGTATAATGAATGAGATTTAATATTGTATCATTTTATAAGGACATTTTTGGAAGTTCTGGTTATTTATAGAAATCTTTATTAGAAGAGATGTATAATCTCCACCACAACCACTGCTTACCATAACAACTGGGAACAGTTGTTTTAGATAACATTTTTGCCAAAATGGTACTTTACAACCTCCTTAGGAGCTGAAGACGAAAGAGCAATTAATGTCTGTGTTATCTGAGTGACTTAGCATTAAATATGCCtttcaatcatagaatcatagaatcatagaatcattaaggttggaaaagacctctaagatcatcgagtccaaccatcgacccaacaccaccatgcccactaaaccatgtccctaagtgcctcatctactcgtcttttaaatacctccagggatggggactcaaccacttccctgggcagcctcttccaatgtttaaccactctttcagcaaagacatttttcttcgtgtccaatctaaacctcccctggcgcaacttgaggccatttcctcttgtcctatcgcttgttacttgggagaagagaccaacacccacctcgctacaacctcctttcaggtagttgtagagcgcaatgaggtctcccctaagcctcctcttctccaggctaaacaaccccagttccctcagccgctcctcataagacttgttctccagacccctcaccagcctcattgcccttctctggacacgctccagcacctcaatgtccttctggtagtgaggggcccaaaactgaacacagtattcgaggtgcagcctcaccagtgccgagtacaggggcacaatcacttccctactcctgctggccacgctatttctgatacaggccaggatgccattggccttcttggccgcctgggcacactgccggctcatgttcagccagctgtcgaccagcacccccaggtccttttccgacaggcagctttccagccactcttccccaagcctgtagtgctgcatggggttgttgtggccgaagtgcaggacctggcacttggccttgttgaacctcatacagttggccttggcccatcgatccagcctgtccgggtccctctgcagagccttcctaccctcgagcagatcaacaatcccgcccaacttggtgtcgtctgcaaacttactgagggagcactcaatcccctcatccagatcattgataaagatagtgaacaagaccggccccaaaactgatccctggggaacaccgcttgtgaccggccaccaactggatgtaactccattcaccaccactctctgggcccggccgtccagccagtttttgacccagcacagagtacacctgtctaagccgtgagccgccagcttctctaggagaatgatgtgggagacggtgtcaaaggccttactgaagtccaggtagaccacatccacagcctttccctcatgcactaggcgggtcacctggtcatagaaggagatcaggttggtcaagcaggccctgcctctcatgaatctgtgctggctgggcctgatcccctggttgtcccactcatgccttgtgagcgccctcgagatgaaccgctccataatcttccctggcaccgaggtcaggctgacaggcctgtagttccccggatcctccttccggcccttcttgtagatgggcgtcacattggcaagcctccagtcgtccgggacctcccccgttaaccaggactgctgataaatgatggagagcggcttggcaagctcctccgccagctccctcagcactctcgggtggatcccatccggccccatagacttgtgagcatccaggtggcgtagcaggtcgttcactgcttcctcttggaaTCATCCTCTTGGAATCTTCCTCAATGAATCATCAAAGACTTTTGTTTTGCAATATCTCTGACCCCTAAACATACATAGAGACTCCAGAGTAGCTATCAGTGACAGTTAATTCCTGGCAAagggaagtgtttttaaaatgacagacaTGAAACAGAATTGTTGTTAGTAACATCTTAGATCATTAAATTCAAGGTTTGTAAAAATCAAATTGATTTCTTATGGGCTGTgtcatattttttataaatataattgtATTCAGATTATACAGTGAAGATAGGTGTGTCATTTTCTTTCCACTCAGCTTCCTTTTAAGGCATTTGTCCTCCAGCTCAGATGTGCAATGTAGAAGTTTTTAAGTCCAAACATGAAATTCATGATGTTTTGTTTGCAGCTCCATATGTCAAAGTGTATTTATTGGAAAATGGAGCATGTATAGCTAAGAAGAAGACAAGAATTGCACGGAAGACCCTTGATCCTTTGTACCAACAGACACTGGTTTTTGATGAAAGTCCACAGGGTAAAGTCCTTCAGGTCAGTTGCTTCTTAAATCCCATTTTAGGCTATCATTTGGAGAAGCACTCGCATGTTTACTTATGTTTAAGGAATATGCATAAATCCATTCCAACtcacaaagcatttaattttataaataccaGCAAACATGTCCTTGTGGCTTGTGGTTTCAGACCTGCGAAATGTCTGGCTGTATTAAACATTTCCCTTTTGTTGACTCTTGCTCCTGTCCTGCCATTAGGTTTTCCCACAAGAGGGAGCAATCATTCACCCTTAAGAATAACATTTTCCTTACACTACACATAACGAAATACAGCAGGACTGAACATATAAGCATGGGTTTGGGAACAATACTGAACCTGTATTTTATGTTCTTCCAGGTAATAGTTTGGGGAGACTACGGCCGAATGGACCACAAATGCTTCATGGGAGTTGCCCAGATCCTTCTGGAGGAATTGGATCTGTCCAGTGTGGTAATAGGCTGGTATAAATTATTTCCACCTTCATCACTAGTGGATCCAACCTTGACTCCCCTGACACGCAGGGCTTCCCAGTCATCTCTGGAAAGTTCAACTGGGCCTCCCTGCGTTAGATCATAGTAGCAGGTGCTGCCTAGTAAAAACATCACCCAGGATAACAATTGGAATCAGATATTCACATGATCAAAAAACACTGTTGGAGAGAGACAATCACTTCTGTTTTTGCTTGTAGTAGTTATTCAAAAATATGTCTGTTTGTCGAGAGATGGCTTAAATTGACAGAACAAAGGTATATCACATATGGCCAA
Coding sequences within it:
- the RIMS1 gene encoding regulating synaptic membrane exocytosis protein 1 isoform X32 codes for the protein MAAEMRSRMVRQPSRESTDGSINSYSSEGNLIFPGVRLGTDSQFSDFLDGLGPAQLVGRQTLATPAMGDIQIGMVDKKGQLEVEVIRARGLTQKPGSKSTPAPYVKVYLLENGACIAKKKTRIARKTLDPLYQQTLVFDESPQGKVLQVIVWGDYGRMDHKCFMGVAQILLEELDLSSVVIGWYKLFPPSSLVDPTLTPLTRRASQSSLESSTGPPCVRS